A segment of the Lycium ferocissimum isolate CSIRO_LF1 chromosome 5, AGI_CSIRO_Lferr_CH_V1, whole genome shotgun sequence genome:
GGGGATAATCTCGCGTTTTCTAACCACTCGGAACCATGTCAACACTGGTCTCAAGTAAGCCAACTGATCTTTGTTAGCATCacaaaatactaaaatgtcATCAGCAAACAAAAGGTGTGACAGTCCACCGACTGTGGTAGAAACCCTCCTCATGTAACTCCTATCGGTCATCTTGCTCAGCTCTTCCATCACTAGTATGAACGGCATAAGCATAGAGTGTTGCCCTGTTTCACTCCTCTTGAACTAACAAAGAAGCGACAAAGTCCACATGGTGTGCCATTAACTAGTACTGAATACTTAGGCTGTTGAAATGCAAAAGTTGAttgaacttcattttacatcaaaAGCCCATCTTCAGCataatgaacaaaaaaaattctcagTTTATGTGATCATAGGCCTTCTCAAGATCCAATTTTGATCCTCGATTCCCCTTGCTTTCTTCTTGAATCAACTACTTCATTTGCCACCTATGATGCATCTAGAATTTTTCCCCTTCCGCAAAAGCATTCTGCTAATTAGATACTCTCTCATCCAAGACCTTCTTCAGTCTTTCGGAAAACGCCTTAGACATCCTATAGATGCTTCCCACTAGACTAATATGCTTATAATCCTTGGTACTCCGGGCTCCCTCTCTTTGGGGAACATTGACACTTAAAGAGGCGTCGAATCTTTCTGAGTTCTCCCATATCCTGAAAAATCAATGGTTTCCATCACCTCATCTTTGAATTATTCCAACAATAACAGAAAAATGCTGAAATGGATCCATCTGGTCTCAAAACTTTATCTCCTGCACGACACTTGATGGCCTCACGCCTGCTGCTCCTCCTTTTCCCCAATAGGTTGGAAATaggtaaaagaaaccaagtgaTATTATTTCTCCTGCAATTTTGTTTGGTGCAAGAGATTTATTGGACCTGTGCTTTCTACTTTTCTTTGATAACAAGTTTTTGCAAAAGTTTCATGTATTCGAGGCTAAACAAATGCAtcactttcttttttctataataaaaatccTCACATTTCTGAAAATCCTTTCCTCTACTTGCCTCATTTTGTAAAAGGATTATCTTCTCCTGTAAAAATGTTGGCGGTAAAAGGTGCATTTGAACAATTTATAAATCCAATTGAATAGAGAGGTGCTTCGATTGGTATGTGTTGATATAAATCTGTCAAACTGTGCTATTTTCTCTATTAccgattcaaaaaaaaaatgacatacaTAACCTTTGGTCCCTTGGTGCTCATTTATACAAGAGGATTCATTTCAATTAATCacatttgagatttaaaattaaCTATTCTGAAAAACAGTTGTCTGGCGGCCTTGTCCTGTTAGATGCTCAAGTCTccatcttgttttttttttttcccccttttcgcTTAAAAGGTTTATGTGGCGGAATGCagtttttatatatatccatTTAAATTTATTGCTTATATATGTTAACATGGTCTGAGCCGAATGCTGTGGGTTTGATTGAACCTGCTGTGAAGAGCTAGATCCACCTCTGGTTCTTAACTTAATCTTGTGTTCTTACCTGTTATTCAGAAGTAGTGGACTACTGTTtgcttatttttctttattgtgtTTCACAGTACGCATTGGCCTGCTCTATATCATCGCTGGACTTGGTGGCAGCTTGTTCTCAGCTCTATTTATTAAGTCAAATATATCTGTTGGTGCTTCTGGTGCACTTTTTGGATTGCTGGGAAGCATGCTTTCTGAGCTCATAATCAATTGGACTATATATGCCAATAAGGTATCTATCAAACAGCTCTCGTCACAGTTCACACCTGCCATTAGCGGTCGGCTTTCTGATCATTTGATTGAGAAATCATCTTATTAAGCCCTTTGACGTATTTTTTCCCCCTTCTCTGCAGCTTGCGGTTTTGCTGACCCTTATGGTCATCATTGTTATAAATCTTGCAGTAGGAATTCTCCCGCATGTTGACAACTTCGCTCATATTGGAGGATTTATGTCTGGTTTTCTGCTTGGTTTCGTATTTCTGATCCGGCCCCAGTTTGGCTGGGTGAGCCAGAGATATGCATCCAGCGCATATTCTTCAACATCAGCTAAACCTAAATTCAAGGTGTATCAGATGGTCCTATGGGTTATTTCTCTCATTCTTCTGATAATTGGGTAAGTTACTTTGTGCTGTACCTTGTTTTTCCTAAGTTGTACAAAAGATAGATAAATAAAACTAAGTTATTTTCGTGATATTTCTTAATTACCTCTCTACTTAGTGAAACATTTATTTGTTGCCAGCTTGTAGAATCTAAGTGACTTGTTATTTGTAGGATGTAGGTCCCATTACTAATGTTATCAATTACTTCATGTTTCCATCTCCATGATTCTGACAATTATAGCCTCTAAACTATAAACTTAGAATACATATGACTACCTTGTATCAGATATGCAAAATGTGTCATTTAGAATAAAACATGTGATGCTTCTCAGCATTTAGTGGCAAAAACTTAAGATGGTTAAATAATATGGTAATTTAGATAAAGAAGATTCTGAATTTGATTTTATCTTAGTATTTGAATGCCATATTTTGTAGCCATTATCTATATTATCCTTGGTGTAGGTTTACTGCTGGCTTGGTCATGCTTTTCCGTGGAATAGATTTAAACGATCATTGTCCTTGGTGCCATTATATGAGCTGTCTACCCACTTCAAGGTGGAGTTGCAACACAGAACCTGTTTCCTGTATGGTAAGTAGTTACTGAATTTCCTGTTCCACGAATCTAAATAAAGCTCCTTCACTCTCGTGACATGAGACGTTCATTTTCCAATTCTATAGTTACAGAACTCAGGTTAGGAGAGTGGATATTTTCCGTAGGGATGTAAAGTTGCACTTACTATAGCTTCTATATAAATGTTTACTTGACAACAGGTTAAGGATTTTCGCATTTTAAtcacttaggggtcgtttgctTGCTGGTTAAGAGTTATGGAGGATATAGTTATGCATGTATTATTTAATCCATCTTCTACCATGCATAAATAATGCCTAAATTCTTTCCTCGCTTATACATGTAGGAGTTATGCGGGATTGTAAGCTGGTAACCAAAGACCGTACTTGGTGtcttaaattttatacataacaaCTAATACTACGAAACATGGTACTGGTTATGCTGGTTTTAAACagccaaacgaccccttaggcTTCGAagttaattaaaagaaaaggttGCAGCTACTTCTGAAAACAAATCTTTTCAAAGCAATCATGCtgtatttttcatttattattatgGAAGTTTTGGTGTGTTTGGTTTGGTGAGTTGAATTTGATTTCGTTATTGCAGTCTGAGCAAACAAGTAACCAGCTTACCTTGACGTGCTCCAACAGTAACAAGACGAGATCATATTCTTTATCGAATCTAAATACGTCTCAGATCCAGGGGCTGTGTAGTCAGCTATGCCGTTGATTAGCCATCACTTACAATTTGTTTGTAAATTGATGTCTGCTATTCATAACATTCATTTGATTAACTGCTTTTTCTTGTATTGGAGAACATTCTTATATAGTAAAAAATTACACAGAGTTCATATTGGAAGCTTTCTTAACCTGAGTTTacatttatgaatgtgtttctTCCCAACACAAGCTCTTGTAGTTTGAGTAGAAACTTTCCCCTTAGAACTGTGATGTCAGAAGCCGGAAATTGGTGTTAAGTACTGATATATATTAATTGATAATCTGGTAAAGATGGTAGTTAACTTGCTATTACATGTTAGAATTAACTGATGGGTAAAAGAATCTTAgattactactccctccggatcaaaaaaagagttcacttagcctttttttcttggataaaaaaaagagtccacttagcaaatcaagaaagaattaaccttattttttcatatttgtccctattaagtgttatatgatcaaattccaatacctatttaattaggggtggtttagtcaaattatttatttttatctaggag
Coding sequences within it:
- the LOC132057136 gene encoding RHOMBOID-like protein 1, whose protein sequence is MGGGVPAEPEIQIQVHSKKGGNSNSIYPVEPTKTGGPGPGVYREIKHFKKWFPWLIPTFVIVNVVTFLVTMFVNNCPQNSVSCFAGFLGRFSFQPFSENPLLGPSSNTLEKMGALDVDKVVHEHQGWRLFTCMWLHGGVFHLLANMLSLLVIGIRLEREFGFVRIGLLYIIAGLGGSLFSALFIKSNISVGASGALFGLLGSMLSELIINWTIYANKLAVLLTLMVIIVINLAVGILPHVDNFAHIGGFMSGFLLGFVFLIRPQFGWVSQRYASSAYSSTSAKPKFKVYQMVLWVISLILLIIGFTAGLVMLFRGIDLNDHCPWCHYMSCLPTSRWSCNTEPVSCMSEQTSNQLTLTCSNSNKTRSYSLSNLNTSQIQGLCSQLCR